In the genome of Ctenopharyngodon idella isolate HZGC_01 chromosome 19, HZGC01, whole genome shotgun sequence, one region contains:
- the thrb gene encoding thyroid hormone receptor beta isoform X1, whose protein sequence is MSEQADKCTSRWKDEPMQNGYIPSYLDKDELCVVCGDKATGYHYRCITCEGCKGFFRRTIQKNLNPTYACKYEGKCVIDKVTRNQCQECRFKKCIAVGMATDLVLDDSKRLAKRKLIEENRERRRREELQKTVWERPEPTQEEWELIRVVTEAHMATNAQGNHWKQKRKFLVEEAMLLNEITCNLFCTSDQSAVGVKEAKPEDIGSAPIVNAPEGSKVDIEAFSQFTKIITPAITRVVDFAKKLPMFCELPCEDQIILLKGCCMEIMSLRAAVRYDPESETLTLNGEMAVTRGQLKNGGLGVVSDAIFDLGVSLSSFNLDDSEVALLQAVILLSSDRPGLTSVERIERCQEEFLLAFEHYINYRKHKVAHFWPKLLMKVTDLRMIGACHASRFLHMKVECPTELFPPLFLEVFED, encoded by the exons GGTACATACCAAGTTACCTGGACAAAGATGAgctgtgtgttgtgtgtggAGACAAAGCGACTGGCTACCATTACCGTTGCATTACCTGTGAGGGCTGCAAA GGTTTTTTTCGACGCACAATTCAGAAGAATTTAAACCCGACATACGCTTGCAAGTATGAGGGAAAGTGTGTCATTGACAAAGTCACTCGCAACCAGTGCCAAGAATGTCGCTTCAAGAAATGCATTGCTGTTGGCATGGCAACAGACT TGGTGTTGGATGACAGTAAGCGTCTAGCCAAGCGGAAGCTGATTGAGGAGAACCGTGAACGGCGGCGACGCGAGGAGCTGCAAAAGACGGTCTGGGAGCGGCCCGAGCCCACGCAGGAGGAGTGGGAGCTGATCCGGGTTGTCACAGAGGCGCATATGGCCACAAATGCCCAAGGCAACCACTGGAAACAGAAGCGTAAATTCCTG GTCGAGGAAGCAATGCTACTTAatgaaataacatgtaatttattctgtACTTCTGACCAGAGTGCAGTGGGGGTGAAGGAAGCAAAG CCGGAGGACATCGGTTCGGCACCCATCGTCAATGCACCAGAAGGGAGCAAAGTGGACATAGAAGCCTTCAGTCAGTTTACAAAAATTATCACCCCCGCAATCACTCGTGTCGTTGATTTTGCCAAAAAGCTGCCCATGTTCTGTGAG CTGCCTTGTGAGGACCAGATCATTTTGCTGAAGGGTTGCTGTATGGAGATCATGTCTCTGCGAGCGGCGGTGCGCTATGATCCCGAGAGCGAGACTCTAACGTTGAATGGGGAGATGGCCGTCACACGAGGCCAGCTCAAGAACGGGGGTCTGGGTGTGGTCTCAGATGCCATTTTTGATCTGGGCGTCTCGCTGTCCTCCTTCAACTTGGATGATTCAGAGGTGGCGTTGCTACAAGCCGTGATTTTGCTTTCCTCCG ATCGTCCAGGTTTAACGAGCGTAGAACGGATAGAGCGTTGTCAGGAGGAGTTTCTCTTGGCCTTTGAACATTACATCAACTACCGTAAGCACAAGGTGGCTCACTTCTGGCCCAAGCTGCTGATGAAGGTGACAGACCTACGCATGATTGGTGCCTGCCATGCCAGCCGCTTCCTGCACATGAAGGTGGAATGTCCCACAGAGCTCTTTCCGCCCCTCTTCCTGGAAGTGTTCGAAGACTGA
- the thrb gene encoding thyroid hormone receptor beta isoform X2 has product MSEQADKCTSRWKDEPMQNGYIPSYLDKDELCVVCGDKATGYHYRCITCEGCKGFFRRTIQKNLNPTYACKYEGKCVIDKVTRNQCQECRFKKCIAVGMATDLVLDDSKRLAKRKLIEENRERRRREELQKTVWERPEPTQEEWELIRVVTEAHMATNAQGNHWKQKRKFLSAVGVKEAKPEDIGSAPIVNAPEGSKVDIEAFSQFTKIITPAITRVVDFAKKLPMFCELPCEDQIILLKGCCMEIMSLRAAVRYDPESETLTLNGEMAVTRGQLKNGGLGVVSDAIFDLGVSLSSFNLDDSEVALLQAVILLSSDRPGLTSVERIERCQEEFLLAFEHYINYRKHKVAHFWPKLLMKVTDLRMIGACHASRFLHMKVECPTELFPPLFLEVFED; this is encoded by the exons GGTACATACCAAGTTACCTGGACAAAGATGAgctgtgtgttgtgtgtggAGACAAAGCGACTGGCTACCATTACCGTTGCATTACCTGTGAGGGCTGCAAA GGTTTTTTTCGACGCACAATTCAGAAGAATTTAAACCCGACATACGCTTGCAAGTATGAGGGAAAGTGTGTCATTGACAAAGTCACTCGCAACCAGTGCCAAGAATGTCGCTTCAAGAAATGCATTGCTGTTGGCATGGCAACAGACT TGGTGTTGGATGACAGTAAGCGTCTAGCCAAGCGGAAGCTGATTGAGGAGAACCGTGAACGGCGGCGACGCGAGGAGCTGCAAAAGACGGTCTGGGAGCGGCCCGAGCCCACGCAGGAGGAGTGGGAGCTGATCCGGGTTGTCACAGAGGCGCATATGGCCACAAATGCCCAAGGCAACCACTGGAAACAGAAGCGTAAATTCCTG AGTGCAGTGGGGGTGAAGGAAGCAAAG CCGGAGGACATCGGTTCGGCACCCATCGTCAATGCACCAGAAGGGAGCAAAGTGGACATAGAAGCCTTCAGTCAGTTTACAAAAATTATCACCCCCGCAATCACTCGTGTCGTTGATTTTGCCAAAAAGCTGCCCATGTTCTGTGAG CTGCCTTGTGAGGACCAGATCATTTTGCTGAAGGGTTGCTGTATGGAGATCATGTCTCTGCGAGCGGCGGTGCGCTATGATCCCGAGAGCGAGACTCTAACGTTGAATGGGGAGATGGCCGTCACACGAGGCCAGCTCAAGAACGGGGGTCTGGGTGTGGTCTCAGATGCCATTTTTGATCTGGGCGTCTCGCTGTCCTCCTTCAACTTGGATGATTCAGAGGTGGCGTTGCTACAAGCCGTGATTTTGCTTTCCTCCG ATCGTCCAGGTTTAACGAGCGTAGAACGGATAGAGCGTTGTCAGGAGGAGTTTCTCTTGGCCTTTGAACATTACATCAACTACCGTAAGCACAAGGTGGCTCACTTCTGGCCCAAGCTGCTGATGAAGGTGACAGACCTACGCATGATTGGTGCCTGCCATGCCAGCCGCTTCCTGCACATGAAGGTGGAATGTCCCACAGAGCTCTTTCCGCCCCTCTTCCTGGAAGTGTTCGAAGACTGA
- the thrb gene encoding thyroid hormone receptor beta isoform X3, with protein sequence MSEQADKCTSRWKDEPMQNGYIPSYLDKDELCVVCGDKATGYHYRCITCEGCKGFFRRTIQKNLNPTYACKYEGKCVIDKVTRNQCQECRFKKCIAVGMATDLVLDDSKRLAKRKLIEENRERRRREELQKTVWERPEPTQEEWELIRVVTEAHMATNAQGNHWKQKRKFLPEDIGSAPIVNAPEGSKVDIEAFSQFTKIITPAITRVVDFAKKLPMFCELPCEDQIILLKGCCMEIMSLRAAVRYDPESETLTLNGEMAVTRGQLKNGGLGVVSDAIFDLGVSLSSFNLDDSEVALLQAVILLSSDRPGLTSVERIERCQEEFLLAFEHYINYRKHKVAHFWPKLLMKVTDLRMIGACHASRFLHMKVECPTELFPPLFLEVFED encoded by the exons GGTACATACCAAGTTACCTGGACAAAGATGAgctgtgtgttgtgtgtggAGACAAAGCGACTGGCTACCATTACCGTTGCATTACCTGTGAGGGCTGCAAA GGTTTTTTTCGACGCACAATTCAGAAGAATTTAAACCCGACATACGCTTGCAAGTATGAGGGAAAGTGTGTCATTGACAAAGTCACTCGCAACCAGTGCCAAGAATGTCGCTTCAAGAAATGCATTGCTGTTGGCATGGCAACAGACT TGGTGTTGGATGACAGTAAGCGTCTAGCCAAGCGGAAGCTGATTGAGGAGAACCGTGAACGGCGGCGACGCGAGGAGCTGCAAAAGACGGTCTGGGAGCGGCCCGAGCCCACGCAGGAGGAGTGGGAGCTGATCCGGGTTGTCACAGAGGCGCATATGGCCACAAATGCCCAAGGCAACCACTGGAAACAGAAGCGTAAATTCCTG CCGGAGGACATCGGTTCGGCACCCATCGTCAATGCACCAGAAGGGAGCAAAGTGGACATAGAAGCCTTCAGTCAGTTTACAAAAATTATCACCCCCGCAATCACTCGTGTCGTTGATTTTGCCAAAAAGCTGCCCATGTTCTGTGAG CTGCCTTGTGAGGACCAGATCATTTTGCTGAAGGGTTGCTGTATGGAGATCATGTCTCTGCGAGCGGCGGTGCGCTATGATCCCGAGAGCGAGACTCTAACGTTGAATGGGGAGATGGCCGTCACACGAGGCCAGCTCAAGAACGGGGGTCTGGGTGTGGTCTCAGATGCCATTTTTGATCTGGGCGTCTCGCTGTCCTCCTTCAACTTGGATGATTCAGAGGTGGCGTTGCTACAAGCCGTGATTTTGCTTTCCTCCG ATCGTCCAGGTTTAACGAGCGTAGAACGGATAGAGCGTTGTCAGGAGGAGTTTCTCTTGGCCTTTGAACATTACATCAACTACCGTAAGCACAAGGTGGCTCACTTCTGGCCCAAGCTGCTGATGAAGGTGACAGACCTACGCATGATTGGTGCCTGCCATGCCAGCCGCTTCCTGCACATGAAGGTGGAATGTCCCACAGAGCTCTTTCCGCCCCTCTTCCTGGAAGTGTTCGAAGACTGA